TTAAAAGTTCGAGCCCGGCTCGTCAAGtgctcgttttttttttttttttttgtgtgtgtgtgtgtttgctgCATAAGGATATAtatagaaacaaaaaaaaaaaaactattttaacATGAACCGAGCCAAGTTGGACTCTGTGTCTCGGCACATTTATCTTCATAGACTTAAATGTTGAGCTCGAACTCAGCTTATAAAAAAGTTTGTGCCTAGGTAGCtgacttattattattattgttgttgttgtataactACACACATATGAAAATATACGTAAACAAAAAGGAATAATATTAACATACTACACAATTTTATTTCGATGGAGCTCTTTTGGAGTTCTTTTTCAAACAAAACCCGAGCATCAAGCTTTTTAGTAGTTACGACTAAAACATCATTTAGAATACTTTAATTTAATCATCAAAAGTAGATTACAAAAGAACTAGTCGGAAGCCCGTGGTAGCGGTGTAAAATTGTGTTTTAATgcataggtttttttttttttttttttttttttttttgtcaaattaGATACGGACAAactaaaaactatatttattaaCTTTGATTGTTTACATTAGTATAACAAAATTTACAAATAACGTTTTTAACTACAAATACatctaattttattttttttcgttAATATCGTTTGGCCTAGTGTAACGTATGATAAGCGTGTCTAGTTCAGGTTGCAACTCGACCTGTTTTTCATGTATCTTGCTAACTCTTTTGATTAGCTCATTAAGTTTGTTATTTATTCATTAGTCTGACTCTACAACGTTTTCAAGGAGCCGAGCAAGCCGTTCTAAGACGCCCACGTCATGTTGGAAGTTGACGTGCTAATGAAAAGGAATTAGCATGTCAATTACGTTATAACATAAccaaataacaacaataatacaaaaaatttttgaaaattattAGCACGATGTTACAAATACGCTCAAACACATTATTGTAgctatgtttttttttgttaatgcCACGAAGACCGGGAAAAACAACACATTCGTCATTGCCAAGAAGATATAACCTGAACACACAAACGAAAAGATCCAAAACAACACACAAACGAAAAGATCCAAAACAAATATACACACCAAAATAGATTGTTTATATTTGAAGTTGGAAAATAAATAGTATTTTGGGCTTGAAAATCTAGCTCCAACCGGTTGCTTTTATTAAGCCTTCTCGGATTTTTGAAACCATCTTCGAAACATCGTAGCCAATTCACACTGGCCAACTTTAAATAAGAAACCACAAAGAATTTTGTAAATTTATACACTATCAATTAACAGCAAACTCGTTGGCTTACTATTACTCGATACAGCTGGAACAAATGTTGCCTAGCCAAATGATGTGTACCATCACTGTACTTATACACATTCGGATGGAACTGTATGCGCCAACAAAGCAATCATCTACGTTCACAAAGCTTCTTGAATGAAAcaatttcttcatggtcatcaaAAACAGATGGAGTTCACAACAAAACTGAATCAACACTATCCCAAAGGACTACAATTACAATAAACAAACCAAGACACTCTTCATCACCAAAGTCTTGGATGAACAAACATGTTCATCGTCACAGAAACAGTATCAAAAACCACCAAAGATTACCAGAAATTAACATATATAATCTTTATTAACTAAATGTCTCGGATAAAACAACATGTTCATCTTCATCAAAATCAGGTTCTGAATTAAAACACACCAGGTCTGTTCACCAAAGATCCCTAAAATTACAGcgaaaaaaaacccaaaaaacatCAAAATCGAGCCCAAAAAGCAAATCACTCAACAAAAACAACCGAACAAAAAGCCTGAAAAGGCTTAGACGGTATAAACTGACATGCAACCACAAATCCGGTAGTTTAACGGATCCAAGACGAAAACCATCATGAAAACCATACCCTAGTCGATCTAGGTTTCAACCAAACAAACCGATATTACCTACGGTTGTTTAAAGGTTTGTCTAATGAGAAAGCGAAGAACAAATAAGTGTTCACCGGTGGCTGAAAGTTGCGTATGAGGAGGGGTGGGGCCAGGGGTGCAGGTTTTTAGGGGCCAGAGGGCGTttcccgaacttttcgctcagtagtgtatggtatgtagttttcgtatagaattttttagctatatatgttttcgacccccggttttataattttattaggtatatacgttttcgactctCAATCGAAAATCTCAAGCTTCACCACTAGGTGGGGCGGTGTAAGAGGAGAACCCGTGGTGTGGTGGGGTGTGGAGCAAATGAGGGTGCATTAGACAAAAAAGGTTAATAATACCAAAGAGGGGAACAACCACATTACAAACAGACTAATCATAAAAAACCCTCAATGAAATAGATACAACTCAACAAAGCCTCAAGACACGTTGCGAATTGATGATATATAAATATGTTTGGTTTGTCAGTATTTTGCAGAAGACAATTGGTTCTATGTTTgaactttttattttattattattattattattattattattattattattattattattattattatttcgtTTACTAAAACCTGTGTATATATCAACCATACATATAAATTAGTTTCCCTTTGAATTCTTCTTGGTGTTTGTTTTTCATCATAATTAAGAGTTTTTAATTTGAATATTGACAATTTAAATATGAAAAAACACTAGCTGCATATGATACTTGATCAATAACTTCATTGATAATGTTAGATTCTAACATATTAAGGCAATTCATTTTGGTATTTTGCTAGAAAACCAAGATCCAATGACAGACAACGATATCTATACGACCGATGGAACAGTTACCCTTAAAAACGAGCGCGCTATTAGGAGCAAAACCGGAAACTGGAAGGCTTGCCCATTCATTCTTGGTACGATATATATACTGGTTCATAGTTCATACCTATTTGAGATCATGTTTATGTTCATTGAACAGTTTATTGTTAACTTTGTTCCTTTTTATAATATTTGTACATTTATTGTTATAGGTAATGAATGTTGTGAAAGGTTGGCATACTATGGAATGAGTACCAATTTGGTGAACTATCTTTCGGATCGCCTTAACCAAGGAAGTGTACGTGCCTCTACCAATGTTTCAAATTGGTCGGGGACATGCTACGCTACACCATTGCTTGGAGCTTTCTTAGCCGATGCATACTTGGGACGATACTGGACGATCGCAAGTTTCTCTATCATCTACTTCATTGTAAGTAGATCCCCTTCTTGTTTCCGGTACATCCTTTTCAAAATTCCACTGTACCAAGTTTTAAAAGAGTTAGGAAAAGTTAGTTCTTTGAAgttcaaatctcaaacttttaGATAAATGTTAGTATACAAAAATTTCACTTCCCAACAAAGAAAAAGTTTGATTTTATATAATGGATAACTTCATAAACTAACTACTTATCGTTTTGAATTCAATAACTATGTGTAGCAAATTTATCCAACACCAAGTTCTAAGCAAGCTGGATTAGTGTTGTTTAAAAACTTCCTGGTTCGCTTGACCGGCTCGCTTATAAACAAGTTGAGACCGAGCCATGGTAAGCTCGCTCATTAGCTGGCTCGTTGGCTAGCTTGTTTGACTCGTTTAAATCCTAAaccatttttttaaatatataatttataagtTTTGAAGTTTATAAATTCTGGATTTTAAaaacatatatttattttatttttatatgtatCAGTGGGTAAAAAATACAAAATTCGAAAATAAACGATCTTGCTTATCAAACCACGAGCTAGCTAGATTTTTACGAGCCAAGCTTGAGCTTAACATTTCAGCTCGTTAAGATGAACGAGCCGACTGCTCATTTTCATCCATAAGCGGGATCAAGTTCTATGACACTATCATGAAAATGTAATCTAAAAAAGAACAGACAAAGTTTGTATCAAATTAAACCTTTTAAAGTATTTTGATTGACATTAGAACTATCAAAAGATTATGCAGTCAATAAAAATGACAGGAACTTAACATTGTGTAGGGAATGACACTATTAACACTATCAGCCTCTTTGAAATCACTACAACCTGTTTGTGATGCCGATGGTTGCCACCCGTCCTCAACCCTAACCACTATCACCTTTGTGGCACTCTACATGATCGCTTTAGGCACCGGTGGCATCAAACCATGTGTGTCATCATTCGGGGCGGACCAGTTTGATGAAACTGATGTAAGAGAGCGAAAAAGGAAGAGTTCATTCTTCAACTGGTTCTATCTGTCCATCAACATAGGTGCACTTTTCGCGTCATCAGTGTTGGTATGGATACAAATGAATGTAGGCTGGGGGTGGGGGTTCGGTGTCCCGGCTGTTGCTATGGCGATAGCTGTGGTCTTTTTCTTCTCTGGCAGTCCTTTGTATCGGATTCAAAAGCCTTCGGGTAGTCCTTTCGTTAGGCTTTTCCAAGTGGTGATCGCGTCGTTCAGGAAGATTAGTGTTAAAGTCCCAAAGGATAATTCGCTTCTTTACGAGACCACTGATGCTGAATCGCAGATTGTTGGAAGCCGAAAGCTTGCGCATAGCAATAAGCTAAGGTACTATATCGCCCCCGTATGAAAAGTTACTGGTGTGTGTGATAGTGTTTCAGTGGTGTTTCTTTAGATCTTCTCTTTGTTTTTAACGTTTGTATAAACCGAGGCAGGTTTTTCGACAAGGCTGCAGTGGAGACCGAATCAGACCGCAACAAGGCCACGAACAATCCATGGAAACTATGCACGGTAACTCAAGTCGAAGAGCTCAAATCCATCATCGGACTCCTCCCCGTTTGGGCGTCGGGGATCA
This is a stretch of genomic DNA from Helianthus annuus cultivar XRQ/B chromosome 16, HanXRQr2.0-SUNRISE, whole genome shotgun sequence. It encodes these proteins:
- the LOC110872573 gene encoding protein NRT1/ PTR FAMILY 8.2 — translated: MSTNLVNYLSDRLNQGSVRASTNVSNWSGTCYATPLLGAFLADAYLGRYWTIASFSIIYFIGMTLLTLSASLKSLQPVCDADGCHPSSTLTTITFVALYMIALGTGGIKPCVSSFGADQFDETDVRERKRKSSFFNWFYLSINIGALFASSVLVWIQMNVGWGWGFGVPAVAMAIAVVFFFSGSPLYRIQKPSGSPFVRLFQVVIASFRKISVKVPKDNSLLYETTDAESQIVGSRKLAHSNKLRFFDKAAVETESDRNKATNNPWKLCTVTQVEELKSIIGLLPVWASGIIFAAVYSQMSTMFVLQGNTMDQHIGPNFKIPSASLSIFDTLSVIFWAPVYERVIIPIARRYTRHERGFTQLQRMGIGLLISLFSMMAAAGLEVVRLNYVKKHNLYDEETIPITIFWQVPQYFLIGCAEVFTFIGQLEFFYDQAPDAMRSLCSALSLTTIALGNYLSTALVTVVAEVTTKNGKPGWIANNLNEGHLDYFFALLAVLSLLNLVVYVFIAKCYTYKKVSGYPN